The Macrobrachium nipponense isolate FS-2020 chromosome 13, ASM1510439v2, whole genome shotgun sequence genome has a window encoding:
- the LOC135225170 gene encoding FMRFamide receptor-like, producing MNITTAAPLVAVALTTIISPSPSPTTLLPSASLVPPVGGSSFAGNESSELQDNEYLDEDISDPYKAFLTCSRYVVQRILVPLVLAVGVLGNAITIVVLTRRQMRSSTNNYLTALAISDLLYLVFIFSLSIRHHPGMNSPHHWVYWHYFRYALWLTDASSSTSIWLTVTFTIERYIAVCHPIKGKVFCTESRAKRVIVAVFVLCFTLTASTPHEWVVMEVTDPSTQRKILNLGSSVLGSHTTYRKVFYWFTAVIFILLPLVLLAVFNSFLIHVVKQSRAQRRKMTNQRVERDNHSQSQENKITIMLIAVVLLALFCQLPVAAMLLYQSFYESEPNSMASNIELGLGNIFNLLSAINAACNFVLYCAMSDKYRRTFLCTFCSRWYRHPSPLHSWMATAYSNVDDGSPRFSRMSSMRMSRRSSHRSSGSGSPRGSPTHGRTHPAHRHPGHYLTVPSPSHNPSQSTPTTTLLVPTSAAHLHSTPEDAAATVTSPLLRKVPPSAQQGNNLPADEGVTSPTAAAASLLNGSPNSQHSLASSSAPQPSRLRRLALRLASLWRRGSRSSSSSSTTTHLAGQHIVITCQQPSVDEQTAL from the exons atgaacaTCACCACAGCAGCGCCACTGGTGGCCGTCGCCCTAACTACCATCATTTCCCCCAGCCCCTCTCCGACGACTCTCCTCCCTTCGGCGTCGCTCGTGCCGCCCGTCGGCGGCAGCAGCTTCGCAGGGAACGAGTCCTCCGAGTTGCAAGACAACGAGTACCTCGACGAGGACATTTCAGACCCCTACAAAGCCTTCCTCACCTGCTCCAGGTATGTGGTTCAGCGGATCCTGGTCCCGCTGGTTCTGGCGGTCGGGGTGCTGGGGAACGCCATCACGATCGTGGTCCTCACCAGGCGGCAGATGAGGTCCTCCACCAACAATTACCTGACGGCTTTGGCCATCTCCGACCTGCTCTACCTGGTCTTCATCTTCAGCCTCAGCATCCGCCATCACCCGGGGATGAACAGCCCGCATCACTGGGTCTACTGGCACTACTTCAGATACGCCCTCTGGCTCACCGATGCTTCGA gtagtaCGTCAATTTGGCTCACCGTCACCTTCACCATCGAGAGATACATTGCAGTTTGTCACcccataaaaggaaaa GTGTTCTGCACGGAGAGTCGGGCCAAGAGAGTCATAGTGGCAGTGTTCGTCCTCTGTTTCACTCTGACAGCATCCACACCCCACGAATGGGTTGTCATGGAGGTCACTGACCCTTCAACCCAGAGAAAAATCCTCAACCTGGGCTCCTCCGTCTTGGGGTCACACACTACTTACAGGAAG GTATTCTACTGGTTCACAGCAGTCATCTTCATCCTGCTTCCCCTGGTCCTTCTGGCCGTGTTCAACTCCTTCCTCATCCACGTCGTGAAGCAGAGCCGGGCACAGCGCAGGAAGATGACTAACCAGAGGGTGGAGAGGGATAACCACAGCCAGTCCCAGGAAAACAAGATCACTATCATGCTCATCGCCGTCGTTCTGTTGGCGCTCTTCTGCCAGCTGCCCGTGGCTGCCATGTTGCTCTATCAGTCGTTCTATGAG TCCGAGCCAAACAGCATGGCGAGCAATATCGAGCTGGGACTGGGCAACATCTTCAACCTGCTGTCGGCCATCAACGCGGCCTGCAACTTCGTGCTCTACTGCGCCATGAGCGACAAGTACCGCAGGACCTTCCTCTGCACTTTCTGCTCCAGGTGGTACCGTCATCCTTCTCCTCTGCACTCCTGGATGGCCACCGCCTACAGCAACGTGGATGACGGGAGCCCTCGCTTCTCCAGGATGTCGTCCATGAGGATGTCACGGAGGTCATCGCATAG AAGCAGCGGATCCGGGAGCCCCAGAGGTAGTCCCACTCACGGTCGCACGCACCCAGCTCACCGGCACCCGGGGCACTACCTAACAGTGCCCAGCCCCTCCCACAACCCTTCACAgtccacccccaccaccaccctccTAGTGCCAACAAGCGCTGCCCACCTTCACTCGACTCCCGAAGACGCAGCTGCGACAGTCACAAGCCCACTACTACGGAAG GTCCCACCCTCAGCACAGCAGGGAAACAACCTTCCAGCAGACGAAGGTGTGACGAGCCCCACGGCCGCCGCGGCGTCCCTCTTGAACGGGTCGCCGAACAGCCAGCACTCGCTCGCGTCCTCCTCGGCTCCCCAGCCGAGTCGTCTCAGGCGGCTGGCGCTGAGACTAGCCTCCCTGTGGCGGAGAGGGAgccgctcttcctcctcctcctccaccacgaCTCATTTGGCCGGCCAGCACATCGTCATCACGTGTCAGCAACCGTCGGTAGATGAGCAAACCGCCTTGTAA